A single region of the Oleispira antarctica RB-8 genome encodes:
- a CDS encoding Putative DNA binding protein, with amino-acid sequence MSIETNKESCNNEEWLNVDEVSKELTLKPVTVKRYAREGLLNGQQEKTEWRFLASDIEKFKAIQAKL; translated from the coding sequence ATGAGTATCGAGACAAATAAGGAAAGCTGTAATAACGAGGAGTGGCTGAATGTTGATGAGGTCTCTAAAGAACTGACATTAAAACCCGTTACTGTAAAGCGCTACGCTCGCGAAGGATTGTTAAACGGTCAGCAAGAAAAAACAGAGTGGCGCTTTCTTGCGTCCGACATTGAAAAGTTTAAGGCAATCCAAGCGAAACTTTAG
- a CDS encoding 3-deoxy-7-phosphoheptulonate synthase (DAHP synthase) → MTDNRVEDLNISSIETLITPDQLKALLPLSTDVVASIQKGRQEVRDILDRKDHRIFLVVGPCSIHDVDAAKDYAERLKGLAEEVKDTLCIVMRVYFEKPRTTVGWKGLINDPYLNDSFKIEDGLKISRQLLIDLAASGLPLSTEALDPISPQYIQDLISWSAIGARTTESQTHREMASGLSSAVGFKNGTDGNLTVATNALKSVANPHRFLGINQSGQVSIVETAGNQYGHIVLRGGGGKPNYDSVNIAQCEQTLEKAGLAQNIMVDCSHENSSKDAAIQPLVMENVTNQILEGNKSIIGLMIESNIEFGRQDICENLADMTYGQSVTDACISWTTTEESIRSMHQKLKDILPKR, encoded by the coding sequence ATGACTGATAATCGTGTTGAAGATCTCAACATCAGCTCTATTGAGACCCTAATTACTCCCGACCAATTAAAAGCTCTACTGCCATTGAGCACTGACGTTGTGGCAAGTATTCAAAAGGGTCGCCAAGAAGTGCGTGATATTCTAGACCGTAAAGATCACCGCATCTTTTTAGTGGTAGGTCCTTGTTCTATTCACGACGTTGATGCGGCGAAAGATTATGCCGAGCGCTTAAAGGGCTTAGCCGAAGAAGTAAAAGATACACTGTGCATTGTAATGCGTGTTTACTTCGAAAAGCCTCGCACAACGGTTGGCTGGAAAGGCTTGATCAATGACCCTTACCTAAACGACTCATTTAAAATTGAAGATGGTTTGAAAATTTCTCGCCAACTATTGATTGATCTAGCCGCGTCGGGCTTGCCGCTATCTACGGAAGCGCTGGACCCTATTTCACCACAATACATACAAGACCTTATTTCTTGGTCTGCCATTGGTGCACGCACTACTGAGTCTCAAACTCACCGCGAAATGGCTTCTGGCCTTTCTTCGGCGGTTGGTTTTAAGAACGGCACTGATGGCAACTTAACCGTGGCGACCAATGCACTTAAATCCGTTGCTAATCCGCACCGTTTTTTAGGTATCAATCAGTCTGGTCAAGTATCCATTGTTGAGACCGCTGGTAACCAATACGGTCACATTGTATTGCGCGGCGGCGGCGGTAAGCCAAACTATGATTCAGTGAATATTGCTCAGTGTGAACAAACACTAGAGAAAGCAGGTTTAGCACAAAACATCATGGTTGATTGCTCGCACGAGAACTCCAGTAAAGATGCCGCGATTCAGCCACTGGTTATGGAAAACGTTACTAACCAAATTTTGGAAGGTAATAAATCCATTATCGGCCTGATGATTGAATCGAACATTGAGTTTGGTCGCCAAGATATCTGTGAAAATCTTGCAGATATGACATACGGCCAGTCTGTTACCGATGCTTGCATTAGCTGGACTACGACGGAAGAATCCATTCGTAGCATGCACCAGAAGCTGAAAGATATTCTGCCTAAGCGCTAG
- the metH gene encoding Methionine synthase (5-methyltetrahydrofolate--homocysteine methyltransferase) has product MDRQKRLEILHSTLKSRALILDGGMGTLIQAHQLEEADYRGDRFADLEQEIKGNNDLLVLTQPDIIKGIHKAYLNAGADIIETNTFNSTRVSQADYDLEHLVPELNEMAAKIAREVCDEVTAATGITRFVAGVLGPTSKTASISPDVNDPSFRNITFDALVNEYTEATHNLIKGGSDLILIETIFDTLNAKAAIYAVQGVFETLGYELPIMISGTITDASGRTLSGQTAEAFLNSVIHARPLSVGFNCALGADELRPHIEELSAKANCYVSAHPNAGLPNEFGEYDETPEQTAAIVGEFAQSGFLNIIGGCCGTTPEHIAAIAEQVHKHPPRQIPEIEVACRLSGLEPFTINSDSLFVNVGERANVTGSARFKRLIKDDKFEEALDVAREQVENGAQVIDINMDEGMLESQEAMVRYLNLIACEPDISRVPIMVDSSKWEIIEAGLKCIQGKPIVNSISLKEGKEEFVARAKSCMRYGAAVVVMAFDEKGQADTEQRKNEICAESYRILVDEVGFLPQDIIFDPNVFAVATGIEEHNNYAVDFIESCKFITKNLPHALISGGVSNVSFSFRGNDPVREAIHSVFLYHAIKNGMTMGIVNAGQLAVYDDLPAELKERVEDVILNKREDGTDRLLEIAEKFRGDGSVQEAETQEWRLLPVAARLSHALVKGINTFVVEDTEEARHLFDRPIEVIEGPLMDGMNVVGDLFSDGKMFLPQVVKSARVMKQAVAYLLPFIEEEKDGKSETQGKILMATVKGDVHDIGKNIVGVVLQCNNFEVLDLGVMVSADKILKTAREENCDVIGLSGLITPSLDEMVHVAKEMQRLDFHLPLLIGGATTSKAHTAVKIDQQYSNDVVAYVADASRAVGVAQKLVNPELKETFRLETLAEYEKVRARNANRKSKPLLTYAAACERAPQITFADYTPPKPNKLGITVYDEFPLESLIKYIDWTPFFISWELAGKYPRILEDEVVGEAATALFKDAQVMLKRIVDEKLFKARGVIGLWPANRKGTDDIEIYTDESRTEVLETLHQLRQQTNKPAGQPNYSLADFIAPKVGDHPDGKDDYMGAFAVTSGIEAELLAEEYKKDNDDYNNILMKALADRLAEGFAECMHAIVRNETWGYIDDKNLSNAELIKEKYQGIRPAPGYPACPDHTEKAALFRLLNPEEHTGLTLTENFAMYPSAAVSGWYFSHPESKYFGLGKIDKDQVEDISARKGEEVHVMERWLSPNLNY; this is encoded by the coding sequence ATGGATCGTCAAAAGCGTTTAGAAATACTTCATAGCACCCTAAAATCCCGCGCACTTATATTAGACGGTGGTATGGGAACGTTAATTCAGGCGCACCAGCTAGAAGAAGCAGATTACCGCGGCGATCGCTTTGCCGATTTAGAGCAAGAAATTAAAGGTAATAATGACCTTCTCGTACTGACTCAGCCAGACATTATTAAGGGTATTCACAAAGCTTACCTGAATGCTGGCGCTGATATTATTGAAACCAATACCTTTAATTCTACCCGCGTATCTCAGGCAGATTACGATTTGGAACACTTAGTTCCAGAATTGAATGAAATGGCAGCCAAGATAGCCCGTGAAGTATGTGACGAAGTCACTGCTGCGACCGGGATTACGCGCTTTGTGGCGGGTGTTTTAGGCCCTACCAGTAAAACCGCGTCTATCTCCCCTGATGTAAATGATCCAAGCTTTCGAAACATTACTTTTGATGCACTGGTGAATGAATACACTGAAGCGACGCACAATTTGATCAAGGGGGGGTCAGACCTCATATTGATTGAAACCATTTTTGATACACTGAACGCAAAAGCGGCAATCTATGCCGTGCAAGGTGTCTTTGAAACGCTAGGTTATGAACTGCCAATTATGATTTCTGGCACCATTACCGACGCCAGTGGTCGTACCCTTTCTGGGCAAACTGCAGAAGCCTTTTTGAACTCTGTTATTCACGCTAGACCCTTATCCGTTGGTTTTAACTGTGCATTGGGTGCTGACGAACTGCGTCCTCACATTGAAGAGTTATCCGCTAAAGCCAACTGCTATGTTTCTGCCCATCCTAATGCGGGTTTGCCGAACGAGTTTGGTGAATACGACGAAACCCCAGAGCAAACAGCGGCGATCGTTGGCGAGTTCGCTCAAAGTGGTTTCTTGAACATTATTGGGGGTTGCTGTGGTACAACGCCAGAGCACATTGCCGCAATTGCCGAGCAAGTACACAAGCACCCACCCCGTCAGATCCCTGAAATTGAAGTCGCGTGCCGCCTTTCGGGTTTAGAGCCGTTCACGATTAATAGTGACTCTTTGTTTGTTAACGTGGGGGAGCGAGCCAACGTTACAGGCTCAGCCAGATTTAAGCGTTTGATTAAAGACGATAAGTTTGAAGAAGCCCTTGATGTCGCTCGTGAGCAAGTAGAAAACGGCGCGCAAGTCATCGATATCAACATGGATGAAGGCATGTTGGAATCGCAAGAAGCCATGGTGCGTTATTTGAACCTGATTGCTTGTGAGCCTGATATTTCTCGCGTCCCGATCATGGTTGATTCCTCTAAGTGGGAAATCATCGAAGCGGGCCTTAAGTGCATTCAAGGTAAGCCGATTGTTAACTCGATCAGCTTAAAAGAAGGCAAAGAAGAGTTTGTCGCCCGAGCAAAAAGCTGCATGCGCTATGGCGCGGCGGTTGTTGTAATGGCATTTGATGAAAAAGGCCAAGCCGATACCGAACAGCGCAAGAACGAAATTTGCGCCGAATCGTATCGTATATTGGTTGATGAAGTTGGCTTCTTACCGCAAGATATTATTTTCGATCCCAACGTTTTTGCCGTCGCAACAGGCATCGAAGAGCACAACAACTACGCGGTTGATTTTATTGAATCGTGTAAGTTCATTACTAAAAACCTGCCACACGCTCTAATTTCTGGTGGTGTGAGTAACGTATCGTTCTCCTTCCGTGGTAACGACCCGGTGCGCGAAGCGATTCACTCTGTCTTCTTATATCACGCAATTAAGAATGGCATGACCATGGGTATTGTGAACGCTGGTCAGCTGGCCGTTTATGATGACTTACCGGCTGAACTGAAAGAACGCGTTGAAGATGTGATCCTAAATAAACGCGAAGACGGTACTGATCGCTTATTAGAAATTGCAGAAAAATTCCGCGGTGACGGCAGCGTTCAAGAAGCAGAAACTCAAGAATGGCGTCTCTTGCCAGTGGCTGCACGCTTAAGCCATGCCTTGGTAAAAGGCATTAATACCTTTGTGGTTGAAGATACCGAAGAAGCACGCCATTTGTTCGATCGCCCTATCGAGGTGATTGAAGGCCCATTAATGGATGGCATGAATGTGGTAGGCGACTTATTCAGTGACGGTAAGATGTTTTTGCCTCAGGTCGTAAAGAGTGCACGAGTGATGAAGCAAGCCGTAGCCTATTTATTGCCCTTTATTGAAGAAGAGAAAGACGGAAAGTCTGAAACCCAAGGCAAGATTTTAATGGCCACGGTAAAAGGCGACGTACACGATATCGGTAAAAACATCGTGGGGGTTGTACTGCAGTGTAATAACTTTGAAGTGCTTGATCTTGGCGTGATGGTTTCTGCGGATAAAATTTTAAAAACCGCCAGAGAAGAAAACTGTGATGTTATTGGTCTGTCGGGCTTGATCACACCGTCGCTGGATGAAATGGTTCACGTTGCTAAAGAAATGCAGCGTCTAGATTTCCACCTCCCTCTGTTAATTGGTGGCGCAACGACCTCTAAGGCACATACGGCGGTTAAAATTGACCAACAGTATTCTAACGATGTTGTTGCGTATGTAGCCGATGCGTCGCGCGCGGTCGGTGTTGCACAGAAACTGGTTAACCCTGAGTTGAAAGAAACGTTCCGCTTAGAAACGTTGGCTGAATACGAGAAAGTGCGTGCCCGTAACGCCAATCGTAAGAGTAAGCCTCTATTGACCTACGCCGCGGCTTGCGAACGCGCCCCGCAGATCACCTTTGCTGATTATACGCCGCCTAAGCCGAATAAATTGGGAATCACCGTTTATGATGAATTCCCTCTAGAATCTCTGATTAAGTACATCGATTGGACGCCGTTCTTTATCTCTTGGGAGCTTGCTGGCAAGTACCCGCGCATCTTAGAAGACGAAGTGGTTGGTGAAGCCGCTACGGCATTATTTAAAGACGCACAGGTCATGCTGAAACGCATTGTCGATGAGAAGCTCTTTAAAGCGAGAGGCGTTATTGGTCTTTGGCCTGCCAACCGCAAAGGCACGGACGATATTGAAATTTACACCGACGAAAGCCGTACGGAAGTATTAGAAACCTTGCATCAGCTGCGTCAGCAAACTAATAAGCCCGCAGGCCAGCCTAACTATTCGCTAGCGGATTTCATCGCACCCAAAGTAGGTGATCATCCCGATGGTAAAGACGATTACATGGGCGCGTTTGCGGTAACCTCTGGTATAGAAGCCGAGCTATTAGCGGAAGAATACAAGAAAGATAACGATGACTATAACAACATTCTAATGAAGGCTTTGGCTGATCGCTTAGCTGAAGGGTTTGCAGAATGCATGCATGCGATCGTGCGCAATGAAACCTGGGGTTACATTGACGACAAGAACTTAAGTAACGCTGAGTTGATCAAAGAAAAGTATCAAGGTATTCGTCCTGCTCCCGGTTATCCTGCTTGCCCAGACCATACTGAAAAAGCAGCGTTATTCCGCTTGTTAAATCCTGAAGAGCATACGGGCCTGACTCTGACAGAGAACTTTGCGATGTATCCGTCAGCGGCGGTCAGTGGCTGGTATTTCTCTCACCCAGAATCAAAGTATTTTGGTTTGGGTAAGATTGACAAGGATCAGGTTGAAGATATTTCAGCGCGTAAAGGCGAAGAAGTGCATGTTATGGAACGTTGGTTATCACCTAACTTGAACTATTAA
- the norM gene encoding Putative MATE efflux family protein, translated as MQVKSCFQHSATYSLTYSLTLHPQKRPTIINFFTLSLGRALHIPSDRLSRILTISIPIIMGMLSQSILNLVDAAMVGSLGSEALAGVGIGSYASFLTVSLVMGLSAAVQTLVARRMGAKQSEEAGKPLMAGLIMGSIAALPLTFLFLLFSSELMSLFSSEQAVLDVAQPYFEWRTFAVIAVAFNFCFRGYWAGIGETKAYLKVLLWMHIANVVFSYMLIFGIPALAIPAFGAAGSGMGTCFALFLGTIIYLVSTLKKADHHGFSLHIPSKSMMKSLAHLAIPNSLQQGFFSLGVSVLFMIIGLIGSDEQAIGHILINLALLLILPSVGLGIAATSLVSHSLGANNSENAYQWGWEVVRLAMFLLLLLGLPISLFADSILRIFTNDEHLIALGTIPLQITGISITFEVTAMVLTQALLGAGASRKVLAINLVMQWCLLLPLAYLVGPILGYGLLGIWCIQSMQRISSSVLYAALWRRRSWINERF; from the coding sequence ATGCAGGTTAAGTCGTGCTTTCAGCACAGTGCGACTTACTCGCTGACTTATTCCCTTACGCTTCACCCTCAAAAACGGCCAACGATTATTAATTTTTTCACCCTCTCTCTAGGGCGCGCGCTGCACATTCCAAGCGATCGTTTGTCTCGAATTTTAACCATTAGCATCCCTATTATTATGGGCATGCTTTCGCAAAGTATCTTAAATCTTGTGGATGCGGCAATGGTTGGCAGCTTAGGCTCCGAGGCACTCGCAGGGGTGGGCATTGGCAGCTACGCTTCGTTTTTGACCGTATCTCTTGTTATGGGGCTATCAGCAGCGGTGCAAACCCTAGTGGCACGGCGCATGGGGGCGAAACAAAGCGAAGAAGCTGGCAAACCTTTGATGGCGGGATTGATTATGGGTAGCATTGCTGCCCTGCCCCTCACTTTTTTATTTTTGCTGTTCAGTAGTGAGCTAATGAGCTTATTCAGTTCTGAACAAGCGGTATTGGACGTCGCGCAGCCTTACTTTGAATGGCGCACCTTTGCGGTGATCGCAGTGGCTTTTAACTTCTGTTTTCGTGGTTACTGGGCTGGCATTGGTGAGACTAAGGCTTATCTTAAAGTTTTATTATGGATGCACATCGCTAACGTGGTTTTCAGCTACATGCTAATTTTTGGCATTCCTGCCTTAGCCATTCCAGCCTTTGGCGCTGCGGGCTCGGGTATGGGAACTTGCTTTGCGTTGTTCTTAGGGACCATTATTTATCTGGTATCGACGTTAAAGAAAGCCGACCATCATGGCTTTAGCCTGCACATTCCAAGCAAGTCTATGATGAAAAGTCTTGCGCATTTAGCTATTCCAAATTCTTTGCAGCAGGGCTTTTTTTCTTTAGGCGTTAGCGTACTGTTTATGATCATTGGCTTAATTGGCAGTGACGAGCAGGCAATTGGTCATATTTTAATTAACCTCGCACTACTGTTAATTCTACCCAGTGTCGGCTTAGGCATTGCCGCAACCAGTTTGGTCAGTCATTCGCTAGGGGCCAATAATTCAGAAAACGCTTATCAATGGGGCTGGGAAGTTGTTCGCCTCGCCATGTTTTTGCTGCTGCTATTAGGTCTGCCAATCTCACTGTTTGCCGATTCTATTTTGAGAATTTTCACCAACGATGAGCATCTCATCGCCTTGGGTACAATACCGTTGCAAATTACCGGCATCAGTATTACGTTTGAAGTCACCGCGATGGTATTAACCCAAGCCTTATTAGGTGCAGGGGCAAGTCGCAAAGTTCTGGCGATCAATTTAGTCATGCAATGGTGCTTACTCTTACCACTGGCTTATCTGGTTGGGCCTATCTTGGGCTATGGACTGTTAGGTATTTGGTGCATTCAAAGCATGCAACGCATCAGCTCTTCGGTACTGTACGCAGCACTATGGCGTAGAAGAAGCTGGATTAATGAAAGGTTTTAA
- the ugpQ gene encoding Glycerophosphoryl diester esterase — MQSAYSFLPQVIAHRGSSGQAPENTLASLHLAGQQGIKWVEIDVMLSGDGIPVIFHDDYLSRTTDGDGLIYKTPLAELKQLDAGSWKGQEYQQETIPTLLEAIEVISQYGMGLNLELKPCEGLEEETIAASVEVLKQHWPQDLPLLFSSFNYFALVSAKALWPEIARGYNVSAIPSAWQERLEHLDCAGLHIHQSFFDVQQVSDIKAAGYKVLAFTINDESLALKLYNQGLDAVFSDYPQKIQSAIDSHIN; from the coding sequence ATGCAATCAGCTTATTCTTTTTTACCCCAAGTTATTGCTCATCGCGGCAGCAGCGGCCAAGCCCCTGAAAACACCCTTGCGAGTCTGCATTTAGCAGGCCAGCAAGGCATTAAATGGGTCGAAATTGACGTAATGCTGAGTGGCGACGGTATTCCAGTTATTTTTCACGATGATTATTTATCGCGCACCACTGATGGCGATGGCTTAATCTATAAAACCCCGCTTGCCGAGCTTAAGCAACTGGATGCAGGATCATGGAAGGGGCAAGAGTATCAACAAGAAACTATTCCTACGCTACTCGAGGCGATTGAAGTCATCAGTCAATATGGCATGGGGCTTAATCTAGAGTTAAAACCTTGTGAAGGCTTGGAAGAAGAAACCATTGCCGCCAGCGTTGAGGTCTTAAAGCAGCATTGGCCACAAGATTTGCCGTTACTGTTTAGTAGCTTTAATTATTTCGCCCTGGTCAGCGCCAAAGCATTGTGGCCAGAAATCGCTCGGGGTTATAATGTGTCCGCCATTCCTAGCGCTTGGCAAGAACGCCTTGAGCATCTTGATTGTGCGGGTCTGCATATTCATCAATCTTTCTTTGATGTTCAGCAAGTGTCTGATATCAAGGCAGCTGGCTACAAAGTGCTCGCATTTACTATTAATGATGAAAGCCTCGCACTCAAACTTTATAACCAAGGGTTAGACGCTGTCTTTAGTGACTATCCGCAAAAAATTCAATCGGCTATCGATTCACATATAAATTAA
- the cysI gene encoding sulfite reductase(NADPH) yields MYVYDDFDQRIINERVTQFKDQMNRYLDGKIPEEEFLPLRLQNGIYIQRYAPMLRIAVPYGMLNSKQLRQLAEVARDYDRGYAHVSTRQNFQFNWPKLEECPEILAKLAEVQMHAVQTSGNCIRNTTTDEYAGVIAEELVDPRPYCEIIRQWSTFHPEFAFLPRKFKIAVNAVEGADRAATRMHDVAVHIIRNAKGELGYRVYAGGGLGRTPILSSVIREFLPEEDLLTYLDAIVRVYNQFGRRDNKYKARIKILVKALGAERFSELVEAEWAHIKDGDGKLPQAELERMKSHFTEPDYLALEADPTSYTDALASDKAFARWVERNVRAHKKPGYAVATFALKQKGTAPGDITDSQLFAVADLADKYSFGEARSTHQQNLVLADIEQAKLYDLWQEAKALGLATPTLGLLTDMICCPGGDFCALANAKSLPIAEALQNAFDDLDYLHDLGEIDLNISGCMNACGHHHIGNIGILGVDKKGEEFYQVSLGGASGENASVGKILGPSFARDRMTEIVRTILDVYVAERIEGESFIETFRRVGMAPFKVAAYPAKESAITAKA; encoded by the coding sequence ATGTACGTATACGACGATTTCGACCAACGCATCATCAATGAGCGCGTTACGCAGTTCAAAGACCAAATGAACCGCTACTTAGACGGTAAGATCCCTGAAGAGGAATTTCTACCGCTCCGCCTACAAAATGGCATTTACATTCAGCGCTATGCACCGATGCTGCGTATTGCTGTGCCTTACGGCATGCTTAATAGTAAACAGTTACGCCAATTAGCCGAAGTTGCGCGCGATTACGATCGCGGATATGCCCACGTGAGTACACGCCAAAACTTCCAGTTCAACTGGCCAAAACTGGAAGAGTGCCCAGAAATTTTAGCCAAACTGGCCGAAGTTCAGATGCACGCAGTACAAACCAGCGGCAACTGCATTCGTAATACGACCACAGATGAGTATGCGGGTGTAATTGCTGAAGAGTTAGTAGATCCACGACCTTATTGCGAAATTATTCGTCAGTGGTCTACTTTCCACCCGGAATTCGCTTTCTTGCCTCGTAAGTTCAAGATTGCCGTCAACGCCGTAGAAGGCGCTGACCGTGCTGCGACTCGTATGCACGATGTCGCAGTTCACATTATTCGTAATGCTAAAGGTGAGCTGGGTTACCGCGTTTACGCGGGTGGTGGCTTAGGTCGTACCCCTATTCTATCGTCGGTTATTCGTGAGTTTTTACCTGAAGAAGATTTGCTAACCTACCTTGATGCCATTGTGCGCGTATACAACCAGTTTGGTCGTCGCGATAACAAGTACAAGGCGCGTATTAAAATTTTAGTTAAGGCTCTTGGCGCAGAACGTTTCAGTGAGTTGGTTGAAGCCGAGTGGGCTCATATCAAAGACGGTGATGGCAAATTACCGCAAGCAGAACTTGAACGCATGAAGTCGCACTTCACCGAGCCTGATTACTTGGCCCTTGAAGCCGATCCTACAAGCTATACCGATGCCTTAGCATCTGATAAAGCCTTTGCTCGCTGGGTTGAACGTAATGTTCGCGCACACAAAAAACCGGGCTATGCCGTAGCAACGTTTGCACTTAAGCAAAAAGGCACGGCTCCAGGCGATATTACCGATAGCCAGCTATTTGCCGTTGCTGACCTTGCCGATAAGTACAGTTTTGGTGAAGCACGTTCGACGCATCAGCAAAACCTTGTTTTGGCGGACATTGAACAAGCTAAATTGTACGACCTTTGGCAAGAAGCCAAAGCTTTAGGCTTAGCGACACCCACCCTGGGTTTATTAACCGATATGATTTGCTGCCCAGGGGGCGATTTCTGTGCCTTGGCCAATGCAAAGTCGTTACCGATTGCTGAAGCGCTGCAAAATGCATTTGATGATTTGGATTACCTGCACGACTTGGGTGAAATCGATTTGAACATTTCTGGCTGCATGAACGCTTGTGGCCACCACCATATTGGTAACATCGGCATCTTAGGTGTTGATAAGAAAGGTGAAGAGTTCTATCAAGTGTCCTTAGGTGGCGCATCGGGTGAAAATGCCTCGGTCGGTAAGATTTTAGGCCCATCGTTTGCTCGCGATCGCATGACTGAAATTGTTCGTACCATTTTAGATGTGTATGTAGCTGAGCGTATTGAAGGTGAAAGCTTTATTGAGACATTCCGCCGCGTTGGCATGGCTCCTTTTAAGGTGGCTGCCTACCCAGCTAAAGAATCAGCAATAACGGCTAAGGCATAA
- a CDS encoding Transposase, mutator type produces MNDNNISQLHKPEPTDLLQQVLKQGAQQLLAQAIETEVQQLLADHKGLLTEDGKTGLVRNGYLPERTIQTGLGDIDIKVPKVRDRTDNGIKFNSSLVPPYLKRSQSIEEFLPWLYLRGISTGDFSESLKHLLGEEAKGLSAATISRLKTSWEADFTQWQKRDLSKKRYVYVWADGVYCNVRMDDKVCLLVIIGSDELGNKELIAVSDGYRESEASWSEVLLGLKQRGLSIEPKVAVGDGALGFWKALSKCWPTTQGQRCWVHKTANVLAKFPKAMQPKVKSALHEIWQSETKEEANKSMTNCVKLFEAKYPKAMRCLEKDREALLVFYDFPAEHWGHLRTSNPIESVFATVRLRTTKSKNCGSRVTTLAMVLKLMETAQKRWHRLRGYNLLADVITGVKFRDGIKQEQQDQDAA; encoded by the coding sequence ATGAATGATAATAATATTTCTCAGCTACATAAACCAGAGCCAACTGACTTATTACAACAAGTTTTAAAGCAAGGCGCGCAGCAGTTGTTAGCCCAAGCGATTGAAACCGAAGTTCAACAGCTTTTAGCCGATCATAAAGGGTTATTAACAGAAGATGGAAAGACTGGCCTGGTGCGCAATGGCTACCTTCCTGAGCGAACTATACAAACAGGCTTAGGAGATATTGATATCAAAGTTCCTAAGGTGCGTGACCGTACTGATAATGGCATAAAATTCAACAGCTCACTTGTACCGCCTTATCTAAAACGCAGCCAAAGTATTGAAGAGTTTTTACCGTGGCTTTATTTGCGCGGCATTTCAACGGGTGATTTTAGTGAGTCGCTAAAGCACCTATTGGGAGAGGAAGCGAAAGGCCTTTCGGCTGCTACAATCAGCCGGTTGAAAACAAGCTGGGAGGCTGATTTCACCCAGTGGCAGAAAAGAGATCTAAGTAAAAAGCGTTATGTTTATGTTTGGGCTGACGGCGTTTATTGCAATGTAAGAATGGATGATAAAGTCTGCTTGCTGGTGATCATTGGCTCGGACGAGCTGGGAAATAAAGAGCTCATCGCCGTGAGTGATGGCTATCGAGAGTCAGAGGCAAGCTGGTCTGAAGTATTACTCGGCCTAAAGCAAAGAGGCTTAAGCATCGAGCCTAAAGTTGCTGTCGGAGACGGGGCCTTAGGCTTTTGGAAAGCGCTTTCTAAGTGCTGGCCAACGACACAAGGGCAGCGTTGCTGGGTTCATAAGACAGCGAATGTGCTCGCTAAGTTTCCTAAAGCGATGCAACCAAAAGTAAAAAGCGCACTGCATGAAATTTGGCAATCTGAAACAAAAGAAGAAGCCAATAAAAGCATGACAAATTGCGTTAAATTATTTGAAGCTAAGTACCCGAAAGCGATGAGGTGTCTTGAAAAAGATCGAGAAGCCTTGTTGGTATTTTATGATTTTCCTGCTGAGCATTGGGGCCATTTACGTACATCTAATCCGATAGAATCTGTTTTTGCGACGGTGCGGTTAAGAACAACAAAAAGTAAAAATTGTGGCAGTCGAGTAACGACGTTAGCGATGGTATTGAAGTTAATGGAAACGGCTCAGAAACGGTGGCACAGATTACGAGGTTATAATTTATTAGCGGATGTGATTACGGGTGTGAAATTTCGTGATGGCATCAAACAAGAACAACAGGATCAGGATGCTGCTTGA